The Medicago truncatula cultivar Jemalong A17 chromosome 4, MtrunA17r5.0-ANR, whole genome shotgun sequence genome includes a region encoding these proteins:
- the LOC112420731 gene encoding uncharacterized protein — protein sequence MDSTQEQEDFHFLLTAQRHELTVAESMESDLDFAYNLQLQEALSASLTDQPSSSTAVFLEDPSISDSVFNANSLQLQELEKMAIEMNDRLQSERAMREARDDLNRRIHDQKMASEIFNMPVKDWDEWGDNFEKPFGEGSSSGSTMRNNEGPVVRVYFKGLVSEESVRGESVSLAGIGVAVCDDEDNLILEISKTVDGNESRKIAVELMALIEGFNAVIALDLKRVIYFGDYYTLFQHLSGKWASKQPKVAALLNEVNMLQRKFAYCSPRLVARHDLKFAFKLARDAIVSQSMRPAESSGVKSLNETCVICLEDSDVSQFFSVDGCQHRYCFSCMRQHVEVKLLHGMVPICPHEGCKNELLVDSCRKFLTSKLVETMQQRNLEASIPHTEKIYCPYPRCSALMSKTEVLDYSKSLMGSVQSMPKKCVKCHGLFCFSCKVPWHSGMTCYTYKRLNPNPPSEDVKLKSLASRSLWKQCVKCNHMIELAEGCYHMTCRCGFEFCYKCGAEWKDKKATCSCPLWEEDNIWLQDRDDEEDDSSDDDF from the exons ATGGACTCAACCCAAGAACAAGAAGACTTTCACTTCTTGTTAACGGCGCAACGCCACGAACTCACGGTGGCGGAATCCATGGAATCCGATCTCGATTTCGCTTACAATCTCCAGCTCCAAGAAGCCCTCTCCGCTTCCCTCACCGACCAACCTTCCTCCTCCACCGCCGTCTTTCTCGAAGACCCATCCATCTCCGACTCCGTTTTCAACGCTAACTCTCTCCAGCTACAAGAGCTCGAAAAAATGGCAATCGAGATGAACGACAGATTACAAAGCGAGAGAGCAATGCGTGAAGCGAGAGACGATCTCAACCGTCGGATTCATGATCAGAAAATGGCGTCGGAGATTTTCAACATGCCGGTGAAGGATTGGGATGAATGGGGAGATAATTTCGAGAAACCGTTTGGTGAAGGGAGTTCTTCGGGTTCGACGATGCGGAACAATGAAGGTCCGGTTGTTAGGGTTTATTTTAAGGGTTTAGTGAGTGAGGAGAGTGTGAGAGGTGAGAGTGTTTCTTTGGCTGGGATTGGTGTTGCTGTTTGTGATGATGAGGATAATTTGATATTGGAAATTTCTAAGACTGTTGATGGGAATGAGAGTCGTAAAATTGCTGTGGAGCTTATGGCTTTGATTGAAGGTTTCAATGCTGTTATTGCTTTGGATTTGAAGcgtgttatttattttggtgaTTATTATACACTTTTTCAACAT TTGAGTGGAAAATGGGCTTCGAAACAGCCGAAGGTCGCTGCACTACTTAATGAGGTGAATATGCTTCAAAGAAAATTTGCATACTGCAGTCCAAGGCTTGTGGCGAGGCATGATCTGAAATTTGCATTTAAGCTTGCAAGAGATGCAATTGTTTCTCAATCCATGAGGCCTGCTGAATCTAGCGGTGTAAAGAGTCTGAATGAAACTTGTGTCATTTGTTTGGAGGATAGTGATGTTAGTCAATTTTTTTCAGTTGATGGCTGTCAACACAGGTATTGCTTTTCTTGCATGAGGCAACATGTGGAGGTGAAGTTGCTCCATGGAATGGTGCCAATATGCCCTCATGAGGGATGCAAGAATGAACTTCTAGTTGACAGTTGCCGGAAATTCTTGACTTCTAAATTAGTTGAAACCATGCAGCAACGAAATTTGGAAGCATCAATTCCACATACTGAGAAAATTTACTGTCCTTATCCAAGATGCTCTGCATTGATGTCAAAAACTGAAGTTTTAGATTACTCCAAAAGTCTTATGGGCTCTGTACAATCAATGCCCAAGAAATGCGTAAAATGTCATGGTCTTTTCTGTTTCAGCTGCAAGGTCCCGTGGCATAGTGGTATGACATGTTATACCTACAAAAGGTTGAATCCTAACCCTCCATCAGAAGATGTGAAGTTGAAGTCTCTGGCATCAAGGAGTCTTTGGAAGCAGTGCGTGAAGTGTAACCATATGATTGAACTTGCTGAAGGTTGCTACCACATGACATGCAG
- the LOC11410057 gene encoding LOB domain-containing protein 11 yields the protein MESATSDTFTAPTSSSTQAVVMSPCAACKILRRRCAADKCVLAPYFPPTDPAKFTIAHRVFGASNIIKFLQELPEDQRADAVTSMVYEASARVRDPVYGCAGAICQLQKQVNELQAQLAKSQAEVVNMKLQQTNLVALFLEISQSPQESPQQISVDDFIQSPSHSDGHHIGLNFLDDNTGLCSGWDTLWT from the exons ATGGAGAGTGCTACTAGTGACACTTTCACTGCTCCTACTTCTTCATCTACTCAAGCTGTTGTTATGAGTCCTTGTGCTGCTTGCAAGATTTTGAGGAGAAGATGTGCTGCTGATAAATGTGTTTTGGCACCTTATTTTCCTCCTACTGACCCTGCCAAGTTTACCATTGCTCATAGAGTTTTTGGTGCTAGCAACATCATCAAATTCTTACAG GAACTTCCAGAAGATCAAAGAGCTGATGCAGTGACAAGCATGGTTTATGAGGCTAGTGCAAGAGTTAGAGACCCAGTTTATGGTTGTGCAGGAGCAATTTGCCAACTCCAAAAGCAAGTCAATGAGCTTCAAGCACAACTAGCCAAATCACAAGCTGAGGTTGTAAACATGAAACTCCAACAAACCAATCTTGTTGCTCTATTTTTGGAAATTTCACAAAGTCCTCAAGAATCACCACAACAAATATCAGTTGATGATTTCATTCAAAGTCCTTCCCATAGCGACGGACATCATATTGGTTTGAACTTTCTTGATGACAACACTGGCCTATGCTCAGGGTGGGATACACTTTGGACATGA